Proteins encoded in a region of the Myxococcales bacterium genome:
- a CDS encoding DUF2452 domain-containing protein, translated as MTDDSPRIPDRPEAGGAPTENPVKLVEGRYRGPAAAAPYPLSRLAPSFALVDVAREIQLADETIATMTSGKLVLIAEQIRALQDKARALLEKARADAELHRARCAFEKKPGATYHIYTEPSGTRWFSLFGPDEWRTGAPPGYVGSFRLESDQSFTPVSEIPARDVEVASLAGLLGTGDAPSRVR; from the coding sequence ATGACCGACGATTCCCCCCGGATCCCAGACCGTCCCGAAGCCGGCGGCGCGCCGACCGAGAACCCCGTGAAGCTGGTCGAGGGTCGCTATCGTGGCCCGGCGGCCGCGGCGCCGTACCCCCTGAGCCGCCTCGCGCCCTCGTTCGCGCTGGTCGACGTGGCCCGCGAGATTCAGCTCGCCGACGAGACCATCGCCACGATGACGTCGGGCAAGCTTGTCCTGATCGCCGAGCAGATCCGCGCACTTCAAGACAAGGCGCGGGCGCTCCTCGAGAAGGCTCGCGCCGACGCCGAGCTCCACCGCGCGCGCTGCGCCTTCGAGAAGAAGCCGGGCGCCACCTACCACATCTACACCGAGCCGAGCGGCACCCGCTGGTTCTCTCTCTTTGGTCCCGACGAGTGGCGCACGGGCGCCCCGCCGGGATACGTCGGGTCGTTTCGGCTCGAGTCCGATCAGTCCTTCACGCCGGTCTCGGAGATCCCCGCCCGCGACGTGGAGGTCGCGTCGCTCGCCGGTCTCCTCGGCACGGGCGACGCCCCCTCCAGGGTCCGCTGA
- a CDS encoding phosphoenolpyruvate synthase produces the protein MAKHGRATRGGGGGARGGAGTSGWLLPLEVAGREGSLHDAASLGGKAARLAWLVRHGFDVPETWVIPEGAFAAALRGLPPLCEPRSLLRVAMGRNVYPRAAEARQEILRVALPDDLEAELDALWERWSTPARWGFAVRSSATCEDGALVSMAGLAETKLGVRGGPALAAAVREVWASIASGRALAYLAAHGVRDVGMAVVVQRMVEADAAGVMFTRIHGPVAARGERVINVGFGLGAPVVDGVTSPDMLRLARDGRVVSETVARKPIVTVVGDAGVEEREAPAPDAPALGPDHLRQLAEVAAKLEGIEDVAWDVEFACQGERVMLVQARPVTGRGFPEGGDAQTVWSNVNVGEALPGVATPFTWSIAGAFSEAGFRSAFGALGCSVPKNAKLVGNVHGRFYLNLSQFMRIAAQVPGLDPRTLMGLGGGSGAELLEREVSDVSRRGFYARLPVTATRLLREQLRLDAEVDAFEAQAEKTLRAHLALDLAILPDEGLATRMRDVQAFLERSGTVMLTCASSSLGTHVALRTLLARVAGSDADRLAQELVRGIRDLESARPGIGVLRVAELARNEPAARDALLLESTRSLDAVPDGPTKRALARFLELYGDRAVREAELSTPRWREDPRAVLTMLRVALRGETREIDATLARSRAEADAEMRNLQARLALPTQTLVRHLVARAQKAARLRERMRAWVTRVLGMIRDVALDADRRLLRLSPELADDFHALQRTASPLANVQSVFFLSVEEIMTALRASRRDLAALVRARRAELARDLSRPDPPPTFVGLPPAVLLPPAGGRVLAGIAASSGVVEGQARVLMSPAQMSALQPGEILVVHTTDVGWTPLFLLAAGVVTELGGPLSHAAVVAREFGVPSVVNVERATLVVKTGDRLRVDGDRGTVEILPEGAAP, from the coding sequence ATGGCGAAGCACGGGCGCGCGACGCGCGGCGGAGGCGGCGGAGCGCGGGGCGGCGCGGGGACGAGCGGGTGGCTGCTCCCGCTCGAGGTCGCGGGCCGCGAGGGCTCTCTCCACGACGCGGCGTCGCTCGGCGGAAAGGCGGCGCGCCTCGCGTGGCTCGTGCGTCACGGCTTCGACGTGCCGGAGACCTGGGTCATCCCGGAGGGCGCGTTCGCCGCCGCGCTCCGGGGGCTCCCGCCGCTGTGCGAGCCTCGCTCGCTCCTGCGGGTCGCGATGGGACGCAACGTCTACCCGCGCGCCGCGGAGGCGCGGCAGGAGATCCTCCGCGTGGCTCTGCCCGACGATCTCGAGGCTGAGCTCGACGCGCTCTGGGAGCGCTGGAGCACCCCGGCGCGGTGGGGCTTCGCCGTGCGATCGAGCGCGACCTGCGAGGATGGGGCGCTCGTGTCGATGGCGGGCCTCGCCGAGACGAAGCTCGGCGTGCGCGGCGGCCCGGCCCTCGCGGCCGCCGTGCGCGAGGTCTGGGCGAGCATCGCCTCGGGGCGCGCGCTCGCGTACCTCGCCGCACATGGAGTCCGCGACGTGGGCATGGCCGTCGTCGTGCAGCGCATGGTCGAAGCCGACGCGGCGGGGGTCATGTTCACGCGGATCCACGGCCCGGTGGCGGCGCGGGGGGAGCGCGTCATCAACGTAGGCTTCGGCTTGGGGGCGCCGGTGGTCGACGGGGTCACCTCACCCGACATGCTGCGGCTCGCCCGCGACGGGCGCGTCGTGTCCGAGACCGTCGCGCGAAAGCCGATCGTCACGGTGGTGGGCGATGCCGGCGTGGAGGAGCGCGAGGCGCCTGCGCCGGACGCCCCCGCGCTCGGGCCCGATCACCTCCGCCAGCTCGCCGAGGTCGCCGCGAAGCTCGAGGGCATCGAGGACGTGGCGTGGGACGTGGAGTTCGCGTGCCAGGGCGAGCGAGTGATGCTCGTGCAGGCCCGCCCGGTCACCGGTCGAGGCTTCCCCGAGGGCGGAGACGCCCAGACCGTGTGGAGCAACGTGAACGTGGGCGAGGCCCTCCCCGGCGTGGCGACGCCGTTCACGTGGTCCATCGCGGGCGCGTTCAGCGAGGCCGGGTTTCGCAGCGCGTTCGGTGCGCTCGGCTGCTCCGTGCCGAAGAACGCCAAGCTCGTCGGGAACGTTCACGGGCGCTTCTACCTGAACCTCTCGCAGTTCATGCGCATCGCGGCGCAGGTGCCCGGCCTCGATCCACGCACGCTGATGGGCCTCGGCGGCGGCTCCGGCGCGGAGCTCCTCGAGCGCGAGGTGAGCGACGTCTCCCGTCGAGGTTTCTACGCGCGGCTCCCGGTCACGGCCACGCGGCTCCTGCGCGAGCAGCTCCGGCTCGACGCCGAGGTGGACGCCTTCGAGGCGCAGGCGGAGAAGACCCTCCGCGCCCACCTCGCCCTCGATCTGGCGATCCTCCCGGACGAGGGGCTGGCGACGCGCATGCGCGACGTGCAGGCCTTCCTCGAGCGGTCGGGCACCGTGATGCTCACCTGCGCCTCGAGCTCGCTCGGCACGCACGTCGCGCTCCGCACCCTCCTCGCGCGGGTCGCCGGATCCGACGCGGACAGGCTCGCGCAGGAGCTCGTCCGCGGCATCCGCGACCTCGAGAGCGCGCGCCCCGGGATCGGCGTGCTGCGCGTCGCCGAGCTCGCGCGGAACGAGCCCGCCGCGAGGGACGCCCTCCTCCTCGAGAGCACTCGGTCTCTCGACGCCGTGCCGGACGGCCCCACGAAGCGGGCGCTCGCGCGCTTCCTCGAGCTCTACGGCGATCGCGCCGTGCGTGAGGCCGAGCTCTCGACCCCGCGCTGGCGGGAGGACCCTCGCGCCGTGCTCACCATGCTCCGCGTCGCCCTGCGCGGCGAGACCCGCGAGATCGACGCGACCCTCGCTCGGTCGCGGGCCGAAGCCGACGCGGAGATGCGGAACCTTCAGGCGCGCCTCGCCCTGCCCACGCAGACGCTCGTGCGGCACCTCGTCGCGCGCGCGCAGAAGGCGGCGCGGCTGCGTGAGCGCATGCGCGCCTGGGTCACCCGCGTTCTGGGCATGATCCGGGATGTGGCGCTCGACGCCGATCGCCGGCTGCTGCGCCTCTCGCCAGAGCTCGCCGACGACTTCCACGCCCTGCAGCGCACCGCCTCGCCGCTCGCCAATGTGCAGTCGGTGTTCTTCCTCTCGGTGGAGGAGATCATGACGGCGCTTCGGGCCTCGCGCCGAGACCTCGCGGCCCTCGTCCGCGCGCGCCGCGCCGAGCTCGCGCGCGACCTGTCTCGCCCCGATCCGCCGCCCACGTTCGTGGGGTTGCCTCCCGCCGTGCTGCTCCCGCCGGCAGGGGGGCGCGTGCTCGCGGGCATCGCCGCGAGCTCGGGCGTCGTGGAGGGGCAGGCGAGGGTGCTCATGAGCCCCGCGCAGATGTCCGCGCTGCAGCCCGGCGAAATTCTCGTCGTGCATACGACCGACGTCGGCTGGACGCCGCTCTTCTTGCTGGCCGCGGGCGTCGTCACGGAGCTCGGCGGTCCGCTCTCTCACGCGGCCGTCGTCGCCCGCGAGTTCGGCGTGCCGAGTGTGGTCAACGTGGAGCGGGCCACGCTGGTCGTGAAGACCGGCGATCGCCTCCGCGTCGACGGCGATCGCGGCACCGTGGAGATCCTCCCCGAGGGCGCGGCCCCGTGA
- a CDS encoding protein kinase, producing the protein MEAEGGDAAQLIGTTIAGKYKITELLGEGGMGCVYVGEQQMGTAVRKVAVKTLHKHLSTDEKIKARFARECGTVSQLHHPNTIQVFDFGTTPEGLLYIVMEFIKGKSVAAVIEKEGAMDPVRVEKILTQVCGSLQEAHEAGIVHRDLKPENVVLCDRAGQTDWVEVLDFGIAKRSSEHDPNEAKLTQQGMVLGTPPYMSPEQFTGLPIDARSDIYALGVMAYEMLTGLLPFEANTAWEWATKHMTAQPKPIEAQPNGGLLPERARATIMRALEKRPDDRPASAKEFIEAFAGGASTVPTAAPVVPSQRTPVKTEMGQPAVGAMAPMGAPPPAYGAPPAAYGPPPAAPPAYGAPAAAAYGAPPAAGPPPGRAEPPAKSNTGIILGIAGALAVVVVIVLVVALKGSSSNKTTVLAAPPPVTASAPHTAEPTAEPTATVATPPLGGGGDTPPLGGGTVTPPAGGGGTAKPKGSTAPTVKPPTPGLSESPMCTNAKKSGNAAMIKKFCGK; encoded by the coding sequence ATGGAAGCAGAAGGCGGAGACGCAGCACAGCTCATCGGCACCACCATCGCCGGTAAGTACAAGATCACCGAGCTGCTCGGTGAGGGCGGCATGGGCTGCGTGTACGTCGGCGAGCAGCAGATGGGCACCGCCGTCCGGAAGGTGGCCGTCAAGACGCTGCACAAGCACCTGTCGACCGACGAGAAGATCAAGGCGCGCTTCGCGCGCGAGTGCGGGACCGTCTCGCAGCTGCACCACCCCAACACGATCCAGGTCTTCGATTTCGGCACCACGCCCGAAGGCCTCCTCTACATCGTGATGGAGTTCATCAAGGGGAAGAGCGTCGCCGCAGTGATCGAGAAGGAAGGGGCGATGGACCCCGTGCGGGTCGAGAAGATCCTCACCCAGGTCTGCGGCTCGCTCCAGGAGGCGCACGAGGCCGGCATCGTCCACCGCGATCTGAAGCCCGAGAACGTGGTCCTCTGCGATCGCGCCGGCCAGACCGACTGGGTGGAGGTGCTCGACTTCGGCATCGCCAAGCGCAGCTCCGAGCACGACCCGAACGAGGCCAAGCTCACCCAGCAGGGCATGGTGCTCGGCACGCCGCCGTACATGAGCCCCGAGCAGTTCACGGGCCTCCCCATCGACGCGCGCAGCGACATCTACGCGCTCGGCGTGATGGCCTACGAGATGCTCACCGGCCTGCTCCCTTTCGAAGCGAACACGGCGTGGGAGTGGGCCACGAAGCACATGACGGCGCAGCCGAAGCCCATCGAGGCGCAGCCCAACGGCGGGCTGCTTCCGGAGCGGGCGCGCGCGACGATCATGCGCGCGCTCGAGAAACGCCCCGACGATCGGCCCGCGTCGGCGAAGGAGTTCATCGAGGCGTTCGCAGGCGGCGCCTCGACGGTGCCCACCGCCGCTCCCGTGGTCCCCTCGCAGCGGACCCCCGTCAAGACGGAGATGGGCCAGCCCGCGGTCGGCGCGATGGCTCCCATGGGCGCGCCGCCGCCGGCCTACGGCGCCCCGCCCGCTGCGTACGGCCCGCCTCCGGCGGCGCCCCCGGCGTATGGGGCCCCCGCGGCGGCCGCCTACGGTGCGCCCCCGGCCGCCGGCCCGCCCCCGGGCCGCGCCGAGCCCCCCGCGAAGAGCAACACCGGGATCATCCTGGGGATCGCCGGGGCCCTGGCGGTCGTCGTGGTGATCGTGCTCGTGGTCGCGCTGAAGGGCAGCAGTAGCAACAAGACCACGGTGCTCGCCGCGCCGCCCCCCGTGACAGCCAGCGCCCCGCACACGGCCGAGCCCACGGCCGAGCCGACCGCCACGGTCGCGACGCCTCCGCTCGGCGGCGGGGGAGACACCCCTCCGCTCGGCGGCGGGACCGTGACCCCTCCAGCCGGCGGCGGAGGCACGGCGAAGCCCAAGGGGTCGACCGCGCCGACGGTGAAACCTCCCACCCCCGGCCTGAGTGAGAGCCCGATGTGCACCAACGCGAAGAAGAGCGGGAACGCGGCGATGATCAAGAAATTCTGCGGAAAGTGA
- a CDS encoding (Fe-S)-binding protein, whose protein sequence is MIALIVVAHAVFAWSAIRRWQLLQIGTGANRLDKLEERLLAVWNYAFKQEKMDYYQPSGWAHKLIFFGFLTLTLRTLVLWGRGIYPAWNLFILGPSQPVGKVYEFAKDIVSVLVILGVSVFFYFRLVKPQKRMTLSAEATLILTIIFTMMVADMAYDGASLVLAARQGEICAPDAALATFEQCQRIAVITAPYPLGTEAHAGFSFFPSPAGSAFAAAFKGLPPAALIAIAQGGFWIHSALVLIFMNLLPHSKHFHVITAIPNVFLKDMDPPGRLRPMAENTEKLMERFGEVAELADPLAGGFGAARIDQFSWKAVLDFYTCTECGRCSDNCPAHRTGKILSPKHLTLALRDHLYENEAMWTAKEMRWGGADPALEEGQKSAEAMADEKEGSALPPAFTITDLVPNIIHPDVLWACTTCRACEEQCPVMITYVDKIVDMRRNLVMVKNEFPHELAKPFQAMEVNGNPWNLSRMDRSAWSDGLDIPMMADKPDAEVLYWVGCAASYDDRAKKIARSTAELLKLAGVDFAILGQEETCTGDPARRAGNEILFATLAETNASVLNAYKEQGGARTVITACPHCFNTLKNEYPDFGATLEVVHHTDFLMGLVAMGKLKPTNPVTGKVVYHDSCYLGRYNGVYESPREILRAIPGVELVEPDYWTKQRGLCCGAGGAQMWMEEQNTNRVNVKRTLQLVDSGAKTIASGCPFCMTMLTDGLKSQSLEDQIQQLDVAELLARSCVPAESAPAPEAPAPPSGEEQAAAEE, encoded by the coding sequence ATGATCGCGCTCATCGTCGTCGCTCACGCCGTGTTCGCGTGGTCGGCGATCCGACGTTGGCAGCTGCTCCAAATCGGCACGGGGGCGAACCGGCTGGACAAGCTCGAGGAGCGCCTCCTCGCTGTCTGGAACTACGCGTTCAAGCAGGAGAAAATGGACTACTACCAGCCCTCCGGCTGGGCCCATAAGCTCATCTTCTTCGGCTTCCTGACCCTCACCCTGCGCACGCTCGTGCTGTGGGGCCGCGGCATCTACCCGGCGTGGAATCTGTTCATCCTCGGGCCGTCCCAGCCCGTGGGAAAGGTGTACGAGTTCGCGAAGGACATCGTGTCCGTCCTCGTCATCCTCGGCGTGTCGGTGTTCTTCTATTTCCGGCTCGTCAAGCCGCAGAAGCGCATGACCCTGAGCGCCGAGGCCACGCTCATCCTCACCATCATCTTCACGATGATGGTCGCCGACATGGCCTACGACGGCGCCTCGCTCGTGCTCGCCGCGCGGCAGGGCGAGATCTGCGCGCCCGACGCGGCCCTCGCCACGTTCGAGCAGTGCCAGCGCATCGCCGTCATCACGGCGCCGTACCCGCTCGGCACCGAGGCCCACGCCGGGTTCTCGTTCTTCCCGTCGCCGGCGGGCTCCGCGTTCGCCGCCGCGTTCAAGGGGCTTCCGCCCGCGGCCCTCATCGCCATCGCGCAGGGAGGATTCTGGATCCACTCGGCGCTGGTGCTGATCTTCATGAACCTGCTGCCGCACTCGAAGCACTTCCACGTCATCACGGCGATCCCGAACGTGTTCCTGAAGGACATGGATCCGCCCGGTCGACTTCGCCCCATGGCCGAGAACACCGAGAAGCTGATGGAGCGCTTCGGCGAGGTCGCCGAGCTCGCCGATCCGCTGGCCGGCGGCTTCGGCGCCGCGCGTATCGACCAGTTCTCGTGGAAGGCCGTGCTCGACTTCTACACCTGCACCGAGTGCGGGCGCTGCTCCGACAACTGCCCAGCACACCGCACCGGAAAGATCCTCTCGCCGAAGCACCTGACCCTCGCGCTCCGCGACCACCTCTACGAAAACGAGGCGATGTGGACCGCCAAGGAGATGCGCTGGGGCGGCGCCGACCCGGCGCTCGAAGAGGGCCAGAAGAGCGCCGAGGCGATGGCCGACGAGAAGGAGGGCTCGGCCCTCCCGCCGGCGTTCACCATTACCGATCTCGTGCCCAACATCATCCACCCGGACGTGCTCTGGGCGTGCACCACCTGCCGCGCCTGCGAAGAGCAGTGCCCGGTGATGATCACCTACGTCGACAAGATCGTCGACATGCGGCGAAACCTCGTCATGGTGAAGAACGAGTTCCCCCACGAGCTCGCCAAGCCGTTCCAGGCGATGGAGGTCAACGGCAATCCGTGGAACCTGTCGCGCATGGATCGCAGCGCGTGGTCCGACGGCCTCGACATTCCCATGATGGCCGACAAGCCCGACGCCGAGGTGCTCTACTGGGTTGGCTGCGCGGCCAGCTACGACGACCGCGCCAAGAAGATCGCGCGGTCGACCGCGGAGCTGCTGAAGCTCGCCGGCGTCGACTTCGCGATTCTTGGCCAGGAAGAGACCTGCACGGGGGATCCCGCGAGGCGCGCGGGTAACGAGATCCTCTTTGCCACTCTCGCCGAGACCAACGCCTCGGTGCTGAACGCGTACAAGGAGCAAGGCGGCGCGCGCACGGTCATCACCGCGTGTCCGCACTGCTTCAACACGCTGAAGAACGAGTATCCCGATTTCGGCGCGACCCTCGAGGTGGTGCACCACACCGACTTCCTGATGGGCCTCGTCGCCATGGGGAAGCTCAAGCCCACGAACCCCGTCACGGGAAAAGTGGTCTATCACGACAGCTGTTACCTTGGCCGCTACAACGGGGTGTACGAGTCGCCGCGCGAGATCCTGCGCGCGATCCCCGGGGTCGAGCTCGTCGAGCCGGACTACTGGACGAAACAGCGCGGTCTCTGCTGCGGCGCGGGCGGCGCGCAGATGTGGATGGAGGAGCAGAACACGAACCGCGTGAACGTGAAGCGCACCCTCCAGCTCGTGGACAGCGGCGCCAAGACCATCGCGAGCGGGTGCCCGTTCTGCATGACCATGCTGACCGACGGCCTGAAGAGCCAGAGCCTGGAAGACCAGATCCAGCAGCTCGACGTCGCCGAGCTCCTCGCGCGCTCGTGCGTGCCGGCCGAGTCTGCGCCGGCCCCGGAGGCGCCCGCGCCCCCCTCGGGCGAGGAGCAGGCGGCGGCCGAAGAGTAG
- a CDS encoding RluA family pseudouridine synthase, whose translation MASSDVALARALRELGVAEVAVAEGRVFVDARRAGAVGVVVGVGQVVTVSAPSAEPALVPIVHRDRDLLIVNKPAGTPTIPDSSGARHALSSLAARATGLPESALHPTSRLDREVSGLVTFAITRQGRERLEAARAEGTYLRRYVALAQGALRPGGPSGGRVDAPIGRAADPRHRRVDPAGKPSSTRYRVIAEAGGVSLVAFAPETGRTHQLRVHAASLGAPLLGDRTYGGPGRLSLPSGKVLGLARIFLHCACIKLPAADGPRAISCPVPEELEAAWVTLGGESAAWAIATSWDTAVGEGDS comes from the coding sequence GTGGCGTCGTCGGACGTCGCGCTCGCCCGCGCGCTGCGCGAGCTCGGCGTGGCCGAGGTGGCGGTCGCGGAGGGGCGCGTCTTCGTCGACGCGCGGCGCGCCGGCGCCGTCGGCGTGGTGGTGGGGGTCGGCCAGGTCGTGACGGTCTCCGCGCCCTCCGCGGAGCCCGCGCTGGTGCCGATCGTGCACCGCGATCGTGATCTGCTCATCGTGAACAAGCCCGCGGGGACACCCACGATCCCCGACTCCTCGGGGGCGCGCCACGCGCTCAGCTCGCTCGCCGCGCGCGCGACGGGGCTCCCTGAGTCGGCGCTGCACCCTACCTCCCGGCTCGACCGCGAGGTCAGCGGGCTCGTTACGTTCGCCATCACGCGCCAGGGCCGCGAGCGGCTCGAGGCCGCCCGCGCCGAGGGCACCTACCTGCGGCGCTACGTCGCCCTCGCGCAGGGCGCGCTGCGCCCCGGTGGGCCCAGCGGGGGCCGCGTCGACGCGCCGATCGGCCGCGCCGCGGACCCACGCCACCGCCGCGTGGATCCGGCCGGGAAGCCCTCGTCGACCCGCTACCGCGTGATCGCCGAGGCGGGCGGTGTGTCGCTCGTGGCGTTCGCCCCCGAGACCGGCCGCACGCACCAGCTCCGTGTTCACGCCGCCTCGCTGGGGGCGCCGCTCCTGGGCGATCGGACCTACGGCGGCCCGGGGCGCCTCTCGCTCCCCTCGGGGAAGGTCCTTGGTCTCGCGCGCATTTTCTTGCATTGTGCATGCATAAAGCTGCCCGCGGCGGACGGCCCCCGGGCGATCTCGTGTCCGGTGCCGGAGGAGCTCGAGGCGGCGTGGGTCACGCTCGGTGGCGAGTCGGCGGCGTGGGCGATCGCGACCTCGTGGGACACCGCGGTGGGGGAGGGCGACTCGTGA
- a CDS encoding protein kinase, producing MNCPHCQAPVIASQPFCGKCGGALAKTAGQDPLIGQMIAGRYRIVKLLGEGGMGSVYLAEQNLGATVRKVAVKTLHAHLSQDEAIRTRFQREVSTVAALEHPNTIRVFDFGTSDAGQLFIVMELVQGQSLGDALTAAKRFSPERTKKILAQVCGALGEAHELGIVHRDLKPDNIILTSRAGQEDFVKLLDFGIAKRESATSADQKLTQQGTVLGTPPYMSPEQFTGTSVDARSDIYALGVMAYEMLTGELPFSANTAWEWATQHMRMAPKPIEGEVVPRPMRKAIERALSKAPDARFPTVAAFIEAFAAERTTDPGAPLALASVLPVAPAAPPQAARRSTEIGEAYVPPAAPGYAAASFSAPSFSPPSPAVGALASPAGGTQPGAPAMDAFAASASAPYASGAGYGGAPHRPAPAYGPAGGAHAALHRPPVHHGGSSAAPRRGKGLLIGAGIIALFSVTAIVVAATGVGNGLFSSKTPTTSGVPLGLTTPTTPATTAEPTSTVPTTADTHAPLDPAATAAPTFAPTPPKPSGKPAGPGPKPTGPGPAPAPTPTPTPAPTPTPTPAPTPAPTLPFPFPFPPVQPAPTPTNPSPTPTPVSMKCQQARAMPPGPQRDGAIQVWCK from the coding sequence ATGAACTGCCCCCACTGCCAAGCCCCGGTCATCGCGTCCCAGCCGTTCTGCGGCAAATGTGGCGGTGCGCTCGCCAAGACCGCTGGGCAAGACCCGCTGATCGGCCAGATGATCGCCGGGCGCTACCGCATCGTGAAGCTCTTGGGCGAGGGCGGGATGGGCTCGGTGTACCTCGCCGAGCAGAACCTTGGCGCGACGGTTCGCAAGGTCGCCGTCAAGACGCTCCACGCGCACCTCTCGCAGGACGAGGCCATCCGGACGCGGTTTCAGCGCGAGGTGAGCACGGTCGCGGCGCTCGAGCACCCCAACACCATCCGCGTCTTCGACTTCGGCACGAGCGACGCGGGCCAGCTCTTCATCGTGATGGAGCTCGTGCAGGGGCAGAGCCTGGGTGACGCGCTGACCGCGGCGAAACGCTTCTCGCCGGAGCGCACGAAGAAGATCCTCGCGCAGGTCTGCGGCGCGCTCGGCGAGGCGCACGAGCTCGGCATCGTCCACCGCGACCTGAAGCCCGACAACATCATCCTCACGAGCCGCGCGGGGCAGGAAGACTTCGTGAAGCTGCTCGACTTCGGCATCGCGAAGCGCGAGTCCGCGACCTCGGCCGACCAGAAGCTCACGCAGCAGGGCACGGTGCTCGGCACCCCGCCCTACATGAGCCCGGAGCAGTTCACCGGCACGTCGGTCGACGCCCGAAGTGACATCTACGCACTCGGCGTGATGGCCTACGAGATGCTCACGGGCGAGCTCCCTTTCAGCGCCAACACAGCGTGGGAGTGGGCCACGCAGCACATGCGAATGGCACCGAAGCCCATCGAGGGCGAGGTGGTGCCGAGGCCGATGCGCAAGGCCATCGAGCGCGCGCTCTCGAAGGCACCCGATGCGCGCTTCCCGACGGTCGCCGCCTTCATCGAGGCGTTCGCGGCCGAGCGGACCACGGATCCCGGCGCGCCGCTCGCGCTGGCGTCGGTCCTGCCGGTCGCCCCCGCGGCGCCCCCTCAAGCCGCGCGCCGATCGACCGAGATCGGCGAGGCCTATGTCCCGCCCGCCGCGCCCGGCTACGCCGCCGCGTCGTTCTCCGCCCCTTCATTCTCCCCCCCTTCGCCGGCGGTCGGCGCGTTGGCCTCCCCCGCAGGGGGAACCCAGCCGGGGGCTCCGGCCATGGATGCGTTCGCGGCCTCCGCGTCGGCCCCGTACGCCAGCGGGGCGGGCTACGGCGGCGCGCCCCACCGCCCGGCGCCCGCCTACGGTCCAGCCGGCGGGGCTCACGCGGCTCTGCACCGCCCCCCCGTGCACCACGGCGGCTCGTCCGCCGCGCCACGGAGAGGCAAGGGGCTCCTCATCGGGGCTGGGATCATCGCGCTCTTCAGCGTCACGGCCATCGTCGTCGCCGCGACCGGGGTGGGAAATGGGCTCTTCTCGTCGAAGACCCCGACGACGTCAGGTGTCCCCCTCGGCCTCACCACCCCGACGACGCCCGCCACGACGGCCGAGCCGACCAGCACGGTCCCGACCACCGCGGACACTCACGCGCCCCTCGACCCCGCCGCCACCGCCGCGCCAACGTTCGCGCCGACGCCCCCCAAGCCGTCTGGGAAGCCCGCCGGGCCTGGCCCGAAGCCCACGGGGCCCGGCCCTGCGCCTGCGCCGACGCCAACCCCGACGCCTGCGCCGACGCCAACTCCGACGCCTGCGCCGACGCCCGCGCCGACGCTCCCGTTCCCGTTCCCGTTCCCGCCGGTGCAGCCTGCGCCGACGCCTACGAATCCGTCACCGACCCCCACGCCCGTCAGCATGAAGTGCCAGCAGGCGCGCGCCATGCCCCCGGGCCCGCAGCGCGATGGAGCCATCCAGGTCTGGTGCAAGTAG
- a CDS encoding esterase produces the protein MSDAPPMERPGRPRAARAALSRRALVEVGVSAGLGAAAAFLGCSRRATSEPSADAKGTYAALNAAEDEGSAITVSGGRDAGANANANATRAQVLEWSFGGDASPEARAAVVLPPLGPSERTPLLIALHGRGEARKGPELGALGWPHDYALPRAARRLRSPPLRAADFEGFVAPQRLADHNARLARQAYRGLVVVCPYLPDLDLRSPLALRDYANYLKHTVLPRARRELPVFPGRASTGIDGVSLGGIVALRAGLAHPEEYACVGSLQAAIDDPWIPELVEAVRAARSREPSLRLRLLTSDRDYFRRVITAASQALRAASLEHEYLLVPGPHDYPFNRGPGALEMLLWHDLLLAHA, from the coding sequence GTGAGCGACGCCCCTCCCATGGAGCGGCCAGGTCGTCCACGGGCCGCCCGCGCCGCGCTGTCTCGCCGCGCGCTCGTGGAGGTCGGAGTGTCTGCGGGTCTCGGCGCCGCCGCCGCGTTCCTCGGGTGCTCGCGCAGGGCGACGAGCGAGCCGTCCGCGGACGCCAAGGGCACGTACGCCGCCCTGAACGCCGCGGAGGACGAGGGCAGCGCGATCACGGTGAGCGGCGGACGCGACGCGGGCGCGAACGCGAACGCGAACGCGACCCGCGCGCAGGTGCTCGAGTGGTCGTTCGGGGGCGACGCTTCGCCCGAGGCGCGGGCCGCGGTCGTGCTGCCTCCGCTCGGCCCCAGCGAGCGGACGCCGCTGTTGATCGCGCTCCACGGGCGCGGCGAGGCGCGCAAGGGCCCCGAGCTCGGCGCCCTGGGTTGGCCCCACGACTACGCGCTGCCTCGCGCGGCACGGCGCCTGCGCTCGCCCCCGCTGCGCGCCGCCGACTTCGAGGGCTTCGTGGCGCCGCAGCGGCTCGCGGACCACAACGCGCGCCTCGCGCGGCAGGCGTACCGCGGCCTCGTGGTGGTGTGCCCCTACTTGCCCGACCTCGACCTCCGGAGCCCCCTCGCGCTCCGCGACTACGCCAACTACCTGAAGCACACGGTGCTCCCTCGCGCGCGGCGCGAGCTGCCCGTCTTCCCGGGGCGCGCGTCCACGGGGATCGACGGGGTGTCGCTCGGTGGCATCGTCGCCCTCCGCGCCGGCCTCGCGCACCCGGAGGAGTACGCGTGCGTCGGATCGCTCCAGGCCGCGATCGACGATCCGTGGATCCCCGAGCTCGTGGAGGCCGTCCGGGCCGCCCGCTCGCGCGAGCCCTCCCTCAGGTTGCGCTTGCTGACGAGCGATCGAGACTACTTCCGGCGCGTCATCACCGCCGCCTCGCAGGCCCTCCGAGCGGCCTCGCTCGAACACGAGTACCTCCTGGTGCCTGGCCCCCACGACTACCCGTTCAATCGAGGACCGGGCGCGCTCGAGATGCTGCTCTGGCACGACCTCCTGCTCGCGCACGCGTAG